The stretch of DNA AAAATGTTTGTACCAACGAGTTCCGCGCGCCAGAGGACTTTGTTGTCCACGATCACGCACGAAACACCACTCGCCAAGATTCGCGAGTTTCCCAGCGCCCGTGGACTGCACCctcacgcaggcgcccggcTCCAACGGAAGGCCGTACTCGGGCTGGCGCTAGACCCTTGCGTCCGGCGTCGAGGGTGTGGGCTTCCTGGGTGAGTGAGGGCAGTTTGGTGACCCTCTCATAGGAGCTTGCTTTGTCCGTTGCCGACAAAAAGGTGACACGAATGTGCTCCGAATCAGTTTCGAATGCAGGCGGGGGGCGGAAACGGAGGCAGTCCGGTATGGAGCGGATCGGTGATCGGTCGGGGCTCTTCGTCCGTCGTGCATGCAGCCGAAGGCAGGTGCCGGGAAGCCAGCGAGACAGCATCTCAGATCCATTTTTGTATAGAAGGTGTTCTGGCGAGAAACCTCGCTCAAGCTCCTGtccagaggcggcgccccgACTCTTTTCAAGCAAAcgcaggaggcgaacgccTTTTCCCGATTGCTCGCCGTgtgtctcgtctcctctctggaTACACAGGTCAACACCCGATAgacgtcttcgccgtccaTCAAGCGTAGAGGGAGTCACTGAAATGAGGTGTGTTGCGACAGAGCCTTTTCGGGGAAGATTGTTGGCGGATCAAGTCTCGCGTTGCGTCCGGGGAGgcagcttctgcggcggcaaGACGCATTTTGCCTCGTTTGTCCAGTGACCAGGCAAGGCCGACCACCGTCGGCAAAAACGTCCCCGTGCTTCTTTATCCCTGCGACGACCATTTCCCACAGTACCCGGTGTCGATTTACGGCTATGTTTGCCAGACAGCTAGCCTCCTTTGCGACTAGCCCAGTATGGCATGTCGATCCCCACGCGGACATACGCTTCTTCATGTGCCTGGCTGGCTCTTGATCTCCTCCGTGCTGTTTTGCGGCGTACTTCTCTGTGCATTTTGGACGCTGAAAGACTGCTACTCCATATGTTCTCTCgtgtctgccgcgtcgccgtttcCGCGGCTCTACAAGGTGCGTCTGGGCTCGATGTCAGGACAGCCTCAGCCGCGAGAGGTGgagcgccgctctcgcgcggacGGTGCGTCTTCAGCTtttgcgcgagcgcctctcctcgcggaggcggaggaactcTCGTGGCAGTACTTGGCTGAGGGAGGCGTTCACGTTGTGTTTCGCTACGCGGGCAAAGATCCGCGGCTCCAGGGCAAAGTTCTCAAGCTCCGCAAGCGGCCGCATGCAGTCCGCTGGCAGCTCATCGAGGAATTCTGTCGGCTCGTGGAAGATCTGTGTCGGAACGCCGACGAACCCATGGAACGGGCTGATGCCGCacccggcgcggccgcagtaCGCCAGATTCAACTTGACACCCAACGCCAAAGGTCACCTCAAGGAACGCACGGGTCGCCTCCTTGGTCTCGTCTGTGCTGTGTTTTTCCATCTCCACCCTCGTGTTCAGAGTCGTCCTCGTTcttcccgcgcggcgccgccaccggagcctcgcgcgcgtccttcaCGCGGctccctgcgtcgctcgtGCCCTGTTGCCGCGCACCACGTCTCTACGGGTTGATTGCTTCGCGCTTTCTTGCGCCgcagtctctcgcgctcctgccccctcgcgtcgcgcagacgctgctcgcttcctcgcggagACTGTTCAAAGCGGAACCGAGCTCAGGCatggcgtcgccgtcgccaggaCGCGGCGACAACGTAAGCTCGGAGCGCCAGGCCGCACCGGAGAAGCAaggcgagtcgcgcgcgcggagaccgagCCTAGGGGCGCTCGGCCGtgaggagcgaggcgcaggaggtgAAGGCCAGAACGGACAGTCTCCTGAGCCGGGTGAGCCACCCAAAGCGCGTGCGCCCAAGTCTGAAGTTGAGAGCGAGTCTGAGAcacgcgacgacggcgatgAGCTCGTGCCGTGCGTGTTGGAAGAAGATTTTGTAACGGTGCCCCCCCCTATGCTGACGGCATGCGGCGCTTCTCCATTCGAAGCTCGAAACGCACCAAAGAGCCTGGAAAGCAAGCGGGAGGGCGAAACCAGCACAGCAGAACGCAAGCTCTGTACGCTGTCGCTTGCCAACATCCAGAGGCACGCGGCGTCAGAGATGCCGCACGGAGAGCATGAACTGACGCCGCGTTCCGTGCACGTACCGCCGTCGAGCTTCCTATACTTCAGCGTCGAGTTGAAACCCAAATGTGGCCTCTTCGAAGACAACCAGTCATTGGAGAGCTCGTCCGACGATGACAGCGTATTTGAAGCGTCACACAGCACCCATCGGCACTTTTCCGAGTCGCACAAGGGCGGCCAGAAGAGAGCCCAGACGGGGTCGCATCGCAGCCGCCCCGCTTCGCCTCACCGTCCGGAATCGCCGGACGcatcgtcgtcttccttcgcggcctcttctcATTCTCCGTGCGAGAgggccgcgaggagaaaggaaCAGAGGAAATTGGCGCTCCCTAGCCGGTTCACCATGCAACAGTTTTTCAAGCTCTCGCGCGGGCTTGTGCCTGCCTGCTCGAAGTTCGATCCGCCACGCCTGTTCAGGTGCACGTACGCCGCGTTTCGCGAAGAAATCGGGCAtctggcggcagcgccccAGAACAACTTTGCTGCGTTTCTCAACGGACGCGCCGTTTCGCCGGCGCTCTTTGGCCATAGACCTCTTCGCGTGTACTTTCCTcaggcagacgaggcgcccgaTGAGAGGAAGACAAAGGACCAGAGGGGCGGGGCTGGAGGGCAGACACAGAAATTGGAAGAGACTGGAGTCCACGGGAGACGGGCTGAAAGTGCGACAGATGGACACACTGGTGAAGGCGCGGAACCCCTGAGGGCACTGGACGCCCGCGACCTTCTCGCGTCTGTCTGGGAAGATGGGCGAGATTTATTTGAAACGATTTTGCTTCTTCAagccttcgcgtcttcccAACAGAGCGTGGCTCTCTCACTCTCGACAGAACTGAAGAGGGTGACGGCGCACCTGCATGAGTCTCTGAGAGAGCGGTTTCTTTTGTCGTCGGTTGATACGTATTGCGAAGTAAGCATGCCTCATCAAAAGGCAACAAACGCGAAACTGGAGttttcgcgtctccttctggAGTGCCCTTCCACGCGCAGAGTGCGCGTTTTTTCATCTTACGAGGAAATCATGCTCCGATGTGCGCAGACGAAAACAGCCATGCAAAAGACAGATCAATATCTTCTTTGATGCAGTCGcctgcatatatattttaAAAGCATATTCCATCGACGGCGGTGCCAGTCGCGCTCGAGAGCTGCGTCTAGACGAGTATatatcatatatatatatatatggagatGTATTTGTATCCGTATATATCCGAGAGCTTCAGAGGAATTGGATGTATTCTATCTGCATACATAAGCTTTGTGTCGCGCTGATTCCTCGGCAGCGTCTAGCCCTCAGCGTGCAACCAGACATACACTTATATGCCCGCGAACGTTCTATGCGCACATTTCGTGAGTAGGGGGTCCTGTCTGATGAAGCTCTACAGCGTGTGTCTGTGACTCTCGTCTCTGTGTCCCCTCTCGTGATGTTGGTGCTCTTGACGCGCCACAGTGGCTTCTCGGGAAACTCAGACGCCGCGACTGTCGCGCTGTCGTGTCGCTGCTCTTCACCGCTTGTCATTTCTGAGGTGTGTGTGCGTTTTCAGGCAGTTGCACGGGGTCTCGAGTTGCTCCTCGAGTCTGGTTCCGCGCCAGAGCCGCCAGACGCTTCCCCAGCTCCGTCCGCGTGGCGCTCTTTCGGCGACGGCgtttcgtcgtcctcctctcaTCCGTCAATCACTCTTgcctctgcacgcgcagcggcgtgccCGCCCGGCCTGCTCGAGCGCATTTCCCGGTTTGCCTCTGCttcggaggccgcgcaggagctccAGCGCGCTAACGTAACAGGTGCGGTTCGCACGCGTGGCGGTACCGATACACAGGAAGATACACGGGAGGGATAGATTCGACAAATGCAGATGGATCAGTAGTCGCATAAGTTCTTTGCTTCTTCGGAGTGTGCGCGCTCCGTGCTGTTTTTTTGTCCGTCACACGTGCGGCAACCGTGTGTATTGCTTCGCGCATGTGTATTATTGAGCGCCCgtgcgtcgcccgctgcgaCTGGGCTCGTCGCAGCCTGCGCATCGCGATTGCTTGCCGCTGTCCGTAAATTCCAGTTTTCTCTAGCGTAGTTTTCCGTTCAGAAGGGCGTCGCCTTCTAGCTCTGCTTCAAGATTTTGCTGAcggggctgcggccgccgagctgTCCGAGGTCCCCGCGCGCCCTTTCGGTCCTCtgaaagaagagagcaagCCCGAAGGGGAAGGCCGTTCCTCTGCCGCGCTTCATCACTCCGGAGATGCACGGCACGCGTCGTCCTGTTCAAGCGAACAGACCATAGAAGCGAGTTTTCTTTGGTTGACGCGTTATCTGGTCGGCCGAGCGTTCATGGATGCAAGCATCATGACAAACATTCTGGTCGTAGGGAGGGCAGGTGAGTTTATCGGACTCCACAGCAGGCCCGCAGACGAAtcgacggcgacggctcggggagaggcggagaacaACACgcacgacgccgccgagaaAGCAGGTATACCTGTCAAGCTGTCGCAGGTCTCTGTCTCGCCCTACTTCACCttcccccaccccccccccccacccccccaccccccccgtACCCTTCCGTGTTTCTAGGTGCGCTGAAATTACAGGTGACTCTTTTTTCCCCTCGGTATTATTTCCCCTCATTCAGGGAAGCAGGCTGCAGGTGATGTACACTGTACGTCTTCTCAGGCcagtcggcggcggagaagattCTCTTCTCGGATTCCCACggttccctctctctgcatcgattccggcgcctggcgcgagTGCCGTTCCGACAGCACCCGCGCGACTTCTCCGCTCCCTCGCCGGTTGCTCCGTGGCCTCTTTTTCCTACGGTTGGGGGCGAGACCCCGGAGAGGCTTTTCTCTAGTACagacgagcgaggagacagctcGTTGAGCAATTcagcgcgggagagaggTGAAGTTCATCCTGAACGCAtgaagaaggccgcaggcCCGCAGTGCGAAGGAGAAGCGGTAAAGGGAAAACGGGCGGAACGGCCAAGCGGAGCTGGGCTCACAGAACAACAGAGGAGCTCGGGTCAGGCGGTGTTCCAGGATGCTTCACAGGCGttgcctgccgcggcgcagcagacggcacagagagctgcaggcgctgcaaaGAAGGAAAGAATCTCGCCGATGGGGAACGATAATGCCCGGTCGCCAACAGTCTGCTACCGGCTTTCGCTTGTTGACGTTGATTTCAAGTCCGATTCACGTATCGCAGCGTAAGGCGCAACCGTATCCGCTAGATATGCATGTCTTACCGCCACACGATACGTCGATGATTTATGTAGACCTCGTTCTATGGAACGCTGAGCCGCTCGCATGGGTTTGACGAAAGCGCTGGCAAAAAAAGCGTGCGCGTTggggcgcgcacgcagaacGAACTGTCAAGAAGGACCTGAGAGTTCCTTCTTAtccatgtatatatatatatatatatgcattctTATAG from Besnoitia besnoiti strain Bb-Ger1 chromosome V, whole genome shotgun sequence encodes:
- a CDS encoding hypothetical protein (encoded by transcript BESB_061270), which produces MACRSPRGHTLLHVPGWLLISSVLFCGVLLCAFWTLKDCYSICSLVSAASPFPRLYKVRLGSMSGQPQPREVERRSRADGASSAFARAPLLAEAEELSWQYLAEGGVHVVFRYAGKDPRLQGKVLKLRKRPHAVRWQLIEEFCRLVEDLCRNADEPMERADAAPGAAAVRQIQLDTQRQRSPQGTHGSPPWSRLCCVFPSPPSCSESSSFFPRGAATGASRASFTRLPASLVPCCRAPRLYGLIASRFLAPQSLALLPPRVAQTLLASSRRLFKAEPSSGMASPSPGRGDNVSSERQAAPEKQGESRARRPSLGALGREERGAGGEGQNGQSPEPGEPPKARAPKSEVESESETRDDGDELVPCVLEEDFVTVPPPMLTACGASPFEARNAPKSLESKREGETSTAERKLCTLSLANIQRHAASEMPHGEHELTPRSVHVPPSSFLYFSVELKPKCGLFEDNQSLESSSDDDSVFEASHSTHRHFSESHKGGQKRAQTGSHRSRPASPHRPESPDASSSSFAASSHSPCERAARRKEQRKLALPSRFTMQQFFKLSRGLVPACSKFDPPRLFRCTYAAFREEIGHLAAAPQNNFAAFLNGRAVSPALFGHRPLRVYFPQADEAPDERKTKDQRGGAGGQTQKLEETGVHGRRAESATDGHTGEGAEPLRALDARDLLASVWEDGRDLFETILLLQAFASSQQSVALSLSTELKRVTAHLHESLRERFLLSSVDTYCEAVARGLELLLESGSAPEPPDASPAPSAWRSFGDGVSSSSSHPSITLASARAAACPPGLLERISRFASASEAAQELQRANVTEGRRLLALLQDFADGAAAAELSEVPARPFGPLKEESKPEGEGRSSAALHHSGDARHASSCSSEQTIEASFLWLTRYLVGRAFMDASIMTNILVVGRAGEFIGLHSRPADESTATARGEAENNTHDAAEKAGQSAAEKILFSDSHGSLSLHRFRRLARVPFRQHPRDFSAPSPVAPWPLFPTVGGETPERLFSSTDERGDSSLSNSARERGEVHPERMKKAAGPQCEGEAVKGKRAERPSGAGLTEQQRSSGQAVFQDASQALPAAAQQTAQRAAGAAKKERISPMGNDNARSPTVCYRLSLVDVDFKSDSRIAA